A portion of the Rhizoctonia solani chromosome 6, complete sequence genome contains these proteins:
- a CDS encoding Retrotransposable element Tf2 protein, translating into MDEFKNKFLAAFGNPDATRAAEQKITSLTQTGTYAALIIDNALRKEQASHPQQGSKPGKTSSTPNRGASTGQQATKTGPLSSNPNYVLEEERNRRRAEGLCVKCGKPGHKFAKCRTGWKATPKEDKGKAKETAKTGKDSKYQSGKERHLIFPTPRTAKALRLPLIDLPTPQTITMLNGSSPQAGKIWKKANLTFSFDGKQMTKTFLICNTGSHAAILGLKWLDAHNPEIDWNSRTLTFPHAPPEHVAIAKEEEADNNPLEGVPSKYHQYAKVFGEEEFNKLPPHWHYDIAIELTEEGPLNSPLYSMTDAKSATLKDWLRDKLKAGKIRPSKLSISSPVMFVPKKDGTRCLVVNYRHLNNCTKKNVYPLPRPDNLMAQLRGAKVFTKLDLCWGYNNVQVKEGDKWKTAFRTKYGLYKSLVMTFGLTNAPAAFQHFMNKLFKDLLDVCVIIYLDDILIYSKDDVSHTQHVHEVLRHVMENQLFCKASKCTFHVTSVEYLGILVLDKGFSLDKLKIQAVQEWPMPTKVNKVQSFLGFANFLQRFVANFSHTARPLHNLVKKDTAWNWGTKEQEAFQGLKDAITDAPVLCHADPTKPYFLETDASGAALGSILSQRQEDGRLHPLGFLSELFKGAEQNYNTHNKELLAIICSFEYWRIFLEGTLHPITVFTDHWNLEYWKESRTFNRCHAQWHLLLAGYNFQIVYCPGKQSGKPDALLRRSDHANIPPADQTMLPDPIFANVALVTPKKELQRQIKASLDQDESLEEILQFLQNESKAPPSIKRAFKDYKMEAGLLFYQGRIVVPDVGTLRTDLLWIFHNSPLAGHPGRQRTLELVSRNYYWPGIRADMYWHVDSCGTCQRIQKPKYASIPPQPLELPSRPWQHVLYNMIVDLPKDGSNNSILVIVDSFTKYVILVECSKKLKATELADLFLRHVWKRYGMPEKTVSD; encoded by the exons ATGGATGAGTTCAAAAACAAATTCCTGGCTGCTtttggcaacccagatgcAACCAGAGCAGCGGAGCAGAAAATCACTTCCCTCACTCAGACCGGCACTT acgctgccctcatcattgacaatgcCCTCCGCAAGGAGcaagccagccacccgcaacaGGGTAGTAAGCCTGGTAAAACTTCTTCCACCCCCAAccggggggcaagtaccggccaacaggccacaaaaaccggtcccctctcctccaatcccaactatgtcttggaagaggaacgcaaccgccgccgcgcagagggcctctgtgtcaaatgcggtaAACCAGGGCATAAGTTTGCCAAATGCCGGACtggatggaaggccacccccaaggaggataaggggaaggctaaggaaaccgccaaaactggcaaagactccaagtaccaatcgggaaaaga gcgccacctcatcttTCCTACACCCCGTACCGCCAAGGCACTACGCCTACCTCTCATAGACCTTCCCACTCCCCAAACCAtcactatgctcaatgggtcaagcccccaggcaggaaaaatctggaaaaaggccaaccttaccttctcctttgatggcaaacaaatgaccaAGACGTTCCTGAtctgtaacacagggtctcatgctgccatcttgggattgaaatggctagacgcccacaacccagagattgattggaactcgCGCACCTTAACCTTTCCTCATGCCCCACCtgaacatgtggccattgccaaggaggaagaagcagacaataacccccttgaaggagtcccctccaagtaccaccagtatgctaaggtatttggagaggaggaattcaataagctcccCCCTCATTGGCACTATGACATTGCCATTGAACtcacggaagaaggcccacTCAATTCCCCAttgtatagcatgactgacgccaagtccgccacactcaaggactggctcagggacaaactcaaggccgGAAAAATCCGCCCTAGCAAATTGTCAATCAGTTctcctgtcatgtttgtacccaagaaggatggaACCCGTTGTCTGGTTGTCAATTACCGCCACCTTAACAATTGtaccaagaaaaacgtttacccgctaccccgtcctgacaacctcatggcccaactacgcggtgccaaggtctttacaAAGCTTGACCTATGCTGGGGGTACAATAATGTCCAggtaaaggaaggtgacaaatggaagactgcctTCCGCACTAAGTACGGCCTCTACAAGTCCCTGGTAATGACATTTGGGCTGACCAACGCCCctgctgccttccaacacttcatgaacaaactgttcaaggacttactggatgtatgcgtcatcatctaccttgatgatatcctgatctattccaaggatgacgtATCACATACTCAacatgttcatgaagtctTACGCCACGTCATGGAAAaccagctattctgtaaagcatccaaatgcaccttccatgtCACGTCAgtagaatacctgggaattcttgtattggataaggggtttagcctggataagctcaagatccaggctgtTCAGGAATGGCCCATGCCCACCAAGGTTAACAAAGTCCAgtccttccttgggtttgcaAACTTCCTACAacgctttgttgccaatttcagccacaCAGCCAGGCCATTACACAATCTGGTCAAAAAGGATACGGCCTGGAATTGGGGtaccaaggaacaagaagctttcCAGGGTCTAAAGGATGCCATCACAGACGCGCCGGTCCTCTGTCACGCTGATCCAACCAAGCCTTacttcttggaaacagatgcatcaggcgcagccttgggttccatactcagccaaagaCAGGAAGATGGACGTCTACACCCACTGGGATTCTTGTCTGAATTGTTCAAAGGTGCTGAGCAAAATTACAACAcacacaacaaggaactcctggccatcatctgttcatttgagtactggcgtatcttcctggaagggactCTTCACCCCATCACAGTTTTCACGGATCATTGGaatttggaatattggaaggaatcAAGAACATTTAACCGttgccatgcacaatggcaccttcTGCTAGCCGGGTACAATTTCCAGATTGTCTATTGCCCCgggaagcaatcagggaaaccagacgccctttTGCGCCGTTCAGATCACGCCAATATTCCACCTGCAgatcaaaccatgctcccagaccccatatttgccaacgttgcccTAGTaactcccaaaaaagagctacaacgccagatcaaGGCTTCCCTAGACCAAGATGAATCCCTGGAAGAAATCTTGCAGTTCCTACAAaatgagtccaaggcaccaccctcCATTAAACGCGCATTTaaggattacaaaatggaggcCGGCCTATTGTTTTACCAAGGACGGATTGTAGTACCAGATGTAGGGACCCTAAGGACAGACCTACTTTGGATCTTCCACAATAGTCCATTGGCGGGCCACCCAGGCAGACAGCGGACCTTAGAATTGGTATCCAGGAACTattactggcctggcatccgtgcTGACATGTACTGGCACGTTGACTCATGTGGAACCTGCCAAAGGATCCAAaaacccaagtacgcgtCCATCCCACCTCAACCTCTGgaactcccatcacgcccTTGGCAACATGTATTGTACaatatgatagtagacctgccaAAAGACGGAAGCAACAACTCTATACtagtcattgtggatagctttACCAAATACGTCATCCTGGTAGAGtgttccaaaaagctcaaagccacGGAACTGGCGGACCTATTTCTACgccacgtatggaaacgttacggcatgcctgaaaaGACAGTATCAGATTGA